Below is a genomic region from Parageobacillus toebii NBRC 107807.
TAAAACTTCTTTTCCATCGACATATAAAATCAAAACAGGTGCGGTAAATATGGAAAGGTGTCCTGCTATGTTTGGGACATCATCGGCGTTGACAAAGGCCATCTGAATTTTTGGAAATTCCGCCATGACTTTTTTCACTTTTGGCAGCAACGCATGACAAACACCGCAATTTGTTTTCGAGATGTATAAAAATGCTAAATGATGGTTGCTTACGAACTGCTCGATTTCTTCTATGGAAAATAGTTCATTCATTGCATTCAAAGTTCATTTCGTCTCCTTCCATGCTGATTTCCAACAACATTATACTACAGTAAGCTGCAAGAATTCTTATTTCTGATATACTGCAGTCATCTGCTCTGATATTGTTGAAAAGGAGGAGCGCGGCTGTTTGGTTTTTGCTATTCGATTGAACATGCATTCAGCCAGTGAAAGAGCATGGGTTAGAGTAGCCTCGTAGATATGGATTTCATCGCTGTTTATTGCACGCGCCATTATGGGTAAATTTTGAGTTTTTGCTTTGCAACACTTTGATTATAGAAGAATTGTAGAATCAGAGATACAGGTGCTCACTGGCGATGCCATATATCCATTATTTTCGGTCAACTACTGATACGCGGTGCAGGTAACATTAGTTTTATGCACCGCTTGTTCTTCCTCTGTATCGGTGCGAGTGAGGAATTCGTCCGCTGATGGTTGTAACGCCGGAGAATTCGTGATAATGTCCCCTGCCTGGAAGTGGAATAGCCGGTCCGGTAACGCCTCTTATCTCATGCCTATGCCCATCATCGAAGGATGTAAATGTAAAATAACGGTGTGTATGTGGAACACCGCTTGGCGCGGGTTCTGTCACGCCAACATATTGATGTCTATGGCCCGCGTCATAAGAAGTAACCCCGGAGAATTGGTGGACATGCACGGGCCTGCCATCCCAAGTAGTAATATACAGGTTATGGGAGTGATGTGTGTCCGAATCATCGGAATGAACTAAATATCCGCTAACAGGTATCTCCATCGTTTTTCCCCCTTCATTCATTTTCCGTATATCATATGATGATGGGCGTCTAGAAGTTATGGGGGAGTATTGTCTGCCAAACAAAAGAAGAAAGCATAGAAAATGAATTTAAAGCTATCCAAATTGATTGTCCAACTCAATCCGTTTTTTTGGCATCATACCAATTTTCAATGCTACAATATAGAAAAACAGTCGGAATGGACTAGGTCGCATGCTTTAAACACCGACAACATCCTAAGTCTATAGTCGCTTCATTCTGATGGTGAAAAATAGCAAACTAGTTCACGGATAAACCACCAACCCCTTGATATGTGGCGGAGGTGTTTTGGCGTGAATAGTCGGCGGGAGGATGTCAAAGAAATGTGGAAGCGCTTTATTTTTGAAAATGAACTAGATGAAAAGCTTTCCCCCATTGTCAAAGACTCATGGATTCGATCAAAAAAATGGAAGGTAGATCCTTTTCAGCCATATGGCCATATAAAAAAAATCGAAATAGAACGGTATAGAAATCTTATTGATTGGTCCATGCCATTAATGGAAGGACTCTATTCCATCGTAAAGGGATCCGGATTTTTAGTCATCCTTTGCAACGAAGAAGGACAGCTATTAAAATCAATTGGTGATCCCGATACACTAGAAATGGCTGCTAAAATCGGCTTTGTCGAGGGAGCTGATTGGAGCGAACAAACCATGGGCACCAATGCAATTGGAACATCCATTGTTATCGATCAGCCTGTACAAATATTTGCTGAGGAACATTATTCGCAAATATGTCAATCATGGACTTGTTCCGCAGCCCCGATTCATGATTCCAAAGGCAACATTATCGGAGTATTAAATGTCTCCGGCCCATATGAAAAGGTGCATCCTCATACGTTGGGCATGGTGGTTTCAGCAGTCAAAGCCATTGAGTATCAATTGAAATTAAATGAAAATACGGAAAAAAATATCATGATGCAAAGGTTTCTTGAAGCGACAACCAATAATATGAAAGAGGGTATCTTAATTATTGATACAGAAGGAAAAATTATAAAAGCCAATGATCAGCTGAAGAAACTTCTTTGCCTCGATCAATCGCATCTAGAAGGGAAAAAGATCAACGAAATTTTTACAAATAAATCTATTGTTTCGAATAAGCCTGTCTATCTGCAAAACAAGGAACTCCATTTAAAAGTGAAGCCATCAGGAAATATCCATCATGTAATGGTCGATAAAATCCCCATTTATAAAGACAAACGCTGGATTGGTTCGATGATCATGCTGAAAGAAATCGAAAAAGTGCGCCAATTTGTCAATTGTTTATCCGGAAATCAGGCAAAAATAACGTTTGATGATATTATCGGACAGCATCCGCATTTCATTCAAAAACTAAATGAAGCCCAACTTGCCGCAGCAACCGATTCCAACGTTTTAATATTAGGGGAAAGCGGAACGGGAAAAGAAATGTTCGCACAAGCCATCCATAACGCGAGCAAGAGAAAAAACAAACCGTTTATTGCCATCAATTGCGGCGGAATTCCTCGCGATCTTCTTGGCAGTGAACTGTTTGGTTATGTGGAAGGGGCTTTTACGGGAGCCAAAAAAGGAGGAAGCGCAGGAAAATTTGAACTTGCTGATGGCGGAACGCTCTTTTTAGATGAAATTGGTGAAATGTCTCTGGAAATGCAGGTCCTTCTTTTACGAGTCATCCAGGAAAAAGAAGTGATGCGGATCGGCGGCCATAAAGTGATACCAGTGGATGTCCGAATTATTGCAGCCACAAATAAAAATCTCCGCGAGGAAGTCCAAAAGGGAAGTTTCAGGGAAGATTTGTTCTTTCGTCTCAATGTCATGCCGATCACTCTGCCTCCTTTGCGGAAAAGAAAAGAAGATATACCCCTTCTTGTCCATCATTTTGTCGGTAAACTTTGCAAAAAATTAAACAAGCCGTTTCCAGAAATCAGACCAGACTTTTTAGAAGCTCTCATTCAGTACGACTGGCCAGGGAATATTCGGGAATTGCAAAATATACTAGAAAGAACGTTAAACCGAAATACAAAACCAATTTTATCTGCAAAAGATTTACCGGAAGAAGTGTTTCAAATGTTTCCAGGGCAAAAAAGGGAGGAGATGTCGTTACATAGGGATGAGATCAAAAAACAATCTATTATCCAGGCATTACGTTTATGTAACGGGAATATCACGAAAGCAGCCAAACATTTAGGGATTTCCAGAAGCACTTTTTATCGGCAAATGAAAAAATTTAATATTTCCTAATTAAGTAAATAATTGGGCTCTTCACCACAAAATGTACTTGACAATCAGGTTGTTTTCTGATCAAGGGTACAAAAAATGCGAAATTTCCTGTATGGTAAAGGTGACCAAACCATCAACCATGGAGGAAATTTCGCATGCAATCTCAGTTTATCAAAGATTTGATCACTTTACCAGGCTTTCTTATTCATGGAGAACGAAAAGAGGGAGAACGATGGATTTTTGAACTTTCCCTCCCTCCTCATTGTCCGATCTGCCCGACTTGCTTCGGACGGACAACCAAAATATCATCGAAACGAAAACAATGGATTCATGGCTATACAAATACGGTCGGTTTATTTTGGATTGAACTTCCCATAGAAAGACGGCGTTGCCAAGCCTGTTTTCTGACGTTCACCGTTTCTTATCCGGGACTTCCGTCTCACAGTATCGCGACGGAATCGTTTCAACATTGGGTCGCCCAGTTATGCATCGGAAAAACGATTCAAGAAGTCGCTCGCTTGTTACAACTCGCCTATACGACAGTAGAACGCTGGTTTTATCAATATGCCCCGGCTCTTTTACCAACATCGAATCCTACAGTAGTATGTGTGGATGAATTCGCTTTCCGAAAGGGACATGATTACGGAGTAGCGGTGATGGACACACAGACTCGGAATGTCCTTTCCATTGCTTTTGGAAAAAATGAAGAAGCCATTGTGGAGGCGCTTCAACCCGTCGCCTCCAAAGTGAAGTATGTTGTCAGCGACTTGGCTCCTGCCATGAGAAAAGCCATTGAAAAGGTATGTCCAAAAGCCATCCATGTTCTTGACCACTTCCATGTGATTCAGTTATTCACCGATGCACTGGAACGTTGTCGCAAATACCTTGCCAAAGGCGGAACCAAACATGGAAGCGTTCGCCGCGTGTGCCGATGGTTAAGCCAACGTCCAGAAAAATTAACAGAAGAAGAGAGACAGGAAGTTCGACAATGGTGCCAAGAAAGTGCTTATTTACGTGATGTCTATCAAGCACTTCAACATTTCCGTTACGTATCCAAAAGACAAACAAGAAAGCAAGCCGAAACTCGTTTGACCCAATGGTTTGACCGGTACCTTTTTAGCGACTGTGCCGCCGTACGCAGTATTGCCAAGGCACTCATCATCCGAAGAGACGCAGTGCTTTCTTGCATCGTTTTTTCTTACTCAAATGGTCCAATGGAAGGAATCAACAACAAAATAAAATTGATCAAAAGGCGAGGATATGGGTATCGAAATATCCAGCGTTTTACTTTGCGTGTCCGTCTAGAGACCTCTATCACATTTTAACGTAAAAATCAAGTACATCTTTTGGTGATGAACCAAAATATCCTTGTTTAACTAAATTTTTCATATGCTTGCCTATGAGCTCTTCCCTGCGGAAGCCTGTTATTTCCTCATAAGCGGAGTTCACCATTAATGTTTTTCCTTCCTTATCTACTACATAAATTCCATCTGTGGAAAATTCGATGATCGTTTCCATTTGCTTAAAAAGAGAATGATAGTGTTCCATTTCGGATATATCTTGGAGAACGCTGATTGCTCCAACTAATTCGCCATCCCGGTACAAAAGGAGTTCGATTGACGAGACATTGGCGTCCTGCTATGTTCATCTTTACCCCGATCGAGCTTGTTCCGCTCTCTAATACATGAGGAAGCTGGGTGGTTGGGATAAGCTCCCGGATATCTTTTCCTTCCCAATTTTCGTTTTCTATCTGAAGAAGTTTTTTTGCAGAAGAATTAATTAATAAAATTTTCATGTTTCGATCTACCACAATGACCCCGTTATGGATAGAGGAAAAAATGCTTTCCCATATATGAGGATCGATGATTGTTTGTTTCATATAGAGAACCTCCGTAACTTTTTGTTGATGGTGAAAAATTTCAATACATGGTGAAAAAATTCACTATTCATTTATTCAGCATTTATTTAAGATTTCCTTTTTTACGGTGATTTTTTTCACCATTTTATTCAATAATATTCTAAAAATTTTGTATTGTAAGCGTATTTTTATTCTTGGCACGATATTTGCATGTAATAGAAAGTGAATAGAAAGAAAGGGGAGGTGAATATAAAAAATAAAACAACGATTGACGGATGGGGGGATAAGAATGTAAAGAATCTATGAAATGGTGGGATCCTTTTGATGCCAATTATTTATTGTCCTATGCCAAAAGCATACTCAAATCCGGAAAAAATTGAATCACGCGAGACAATGATGACAGTGAGTTTCATGGCAGGACTTGCTTTTGGCATGTAGGTTTGGAATGCAGGCGTTAGGTAGTGCACGCTCTTGCTTATGGGTGCTCCTGTTCATGGAGTAAGCAGCTCTTTGTTGCTCCCTTACGTCATGAAATGGAACAAATAGCTTGTTTGGAAAGATTCCATGATATCGTAGAAGCATTAGGGGGAGAAGTGATGATCAGGCAGCTTATGCAACGATTAAAGTGATGAGCCGTATATGTCGCTATGTGGAAATTCCACAATCTCTGCGTGAATTTCATATTCCGGGACGGCACTGGATGAAATGGCTCAGGAAGCTGCAAGAAACTTGGCTTTTACGAAACAATCCTCGAAAATTATTAAGTGTAAAAGATATACAAAAATATACCGTGCAGTCTATTAAGCAGGAGGGAAAAATAATGAAATGGAAAAATCGTCCGCACGGTGCTGAAACACCGTATATCCCTGCCGGTCCCTTTAAAATACGATTACCGTTTATTCATTATCGGTTTGAATGGCCCGATTATGTCCAAGGTTTGCTCATGTGTGCGGTAGATCTTGGGGCTATTACTCTTTTAACAGACCATTTAGGGATGCCATTTGAAGTGGCATTGGCTGTTGTCATATTGAATGGACTTTTATATTTACTTCATCATCTGCTCGGTGACCCGGTTATTCCAGGATGGGTTACTCCTGCGATTCCTTTAATTGTTTTGTTTGTTAAACAATTTCCTGAAGGTCCGGATCGAGTCTATGCGCTCATCGCATTTCAGCTCACTCTCGGAATTTTATCCATCATTTTGGGTGTAACGGGACTTGCTAGTAAAGTGGTGAGTTTAGTACCGGATGCGATTAAATCAGGTATTATTCTGGGAGCAGGGATCGGAGCTGTCGTATCGATCTTTGAAGAGGGAGGAAAGTTTGAATTATTCCCTTATACGATCACGATTTGTATTGGATTTGCGTTTTACCTTATTTTTTCGAAGCATTTTGAGAGATTAAAACAAAAAAATAAATTCTGGGCATTGTTAGGGAATTTAGGAATATTGCCTGCTATTCTACTGGCTGTTGTTGTAGCCCCTCTTGTTGGGGAAGCGAAATGGCCGGATATTCAATGGGGGTTTAGTAAACCTGATTTTGCGACTCTTTGGGCGGAATATACAGTATTTGGACTTGGTTTCCCGGCATTCTCATTTTTTGTGAAAGCAATACCGGCTGTCCTTGCTACATATTTAGTTGTTTTTGGAGATGTGCTGAAAACGAAAGCCTTACTTTCTGAATCTGATGTAGTACGTACAGATGAGAAGGTTGATTACAATCCGAACCGCGCCCATTTAATTTTCGGGGGCCGCAACATTCTTATGAGTATGATCGGTCCTGATATTACGATGTGCGGACCAATGTGGGCAGCGATGCAAGTTGTGGTGATCGAACGATTTAAAAAAGGGAAAAAAGCAATGCATTCGTTCTTCGGTGGAGCCGGTTCTTTCCGTTGGGGGACAAATACTGGATTATTTTTACTTCCTATCGTAAGTTTAGTACAACCAATTCTAGGGGTTGCGTTATCGCTGACACTATTAGTGCAAGGTTATGTAAGTGTCCGAATCGGCGTCATGCAGGCACGAAGCCAGCGTGATCTCGGGATTGCCGGAGTAGTAGGGGCAATACTAGTAGTGAAAGGTGCAACACTGGCTTTTGCAGCAGGCATTCTTTTATGCATCCTGTTATATGGAAAAGATTTTCTGCGTGGAGAAAATGATCGGATTTTTACCCATCATTCTAATGAAGAAACTGAATACAAAGAAAAGGAAGCGATATGATCAAACAAGGATTGACTCAAGGGGGATGTAGATAAACGGGCAACATTTACTTATGGCTAACTCTTTCGTTGTTCGAAATCCAGCTGCTTTAGAATATGCAGGATAAAGGGTATTTTATGCAGCCAGTTGTGAGTTCTGATGTATACGACTCTCTTAGATATAGATACGTAGACTTGCAAAATAGATGCGTTTACAAGTTTGGTTTGGTCATGATTCTGAACAATTTAAGAAATTCCGTAAATCGACGGAAGGATATTATGAGTAAGAAAAGGAGAGGGAGACAATGAGTTTTGCCAAACTAGTTTTCACACCACTTAGCTATATTGGATGGGGAGCTTTGGAACAATTGCTTCCGGAGGTAAGAAATTTTTCACCGAAAAAGATACTTGTCATAACAGATCCCGTGCTTGAGAAAATCGGATTGGTTCAACGAGTAACGAATCCGCTTATTGAACACGGATACGCTGTAGAACTATATACGGATGTCGTTCCGGAGCCGCCGTTAGAAGTAGGAGAGAAGCTCGTTTCTTTTACGCGCCAAGGAAAATTTGATATGGTTATCGGTGTCGGCGGGGGAAGTGCCATGGATCTGGCCAAATTGGCAGCAGTTTTGGCTGTACATGAGGGAACGGTTGCTGACTATTTAAATTTAACCGGCACAAAAAAAGTGCATAAAAAAGGACTGCCTAAGATTTTGATTCCGACTACATCGGGAACAGGTTCTGAGGTGACGAACATTTCCGTTCTTTCCTTAGACACGACAAAAGATGTAGTGACACATGATTATCTTTTAGCGGATGTGGCTATTGTCGATCCGGAATTGACCGTTTCTGTGCCTCCTCGTGTGACAGCGGCTACGGGCATTGATGCGCTAACTCATGCAGTTGAGGCATATGTGTCAGTCAATGCCAACCCGATAACGGATGGTTTGGCTCTTCAAGCAATCCGGCTCATTGGCCGTTCTTTGCGAAAAGCGGTTGAAAATGGAAATGATAAACAAGCTCGGATTGATATGAGCAACGGCAGCTATCTGGCAGGATTAGCTTTCTTTAATGCCGGGGTGGCTGGTGTCCACGCTCTTGCCTATCCGTTAGGCGGCCAATTTCATATTCCACATGGAGAATCAAATGCGGTATTGTTGCCTTATGTAATGGGATATATTCGAAAAAGCTGCACAAAACGAATGGCAGATATTTTGAACGCCTTGGGAGGAAATTCAACTTACCTTTCTGAAGAAGAAGCTTCTTATAAATGTGTAGAAGAACTGGAAAGATTAGTGAAAGATGTAGGTATTCCGAATACGCTCGGCGGCTTCGATATACCTGAAACCGCTTTAGAGAGTTTAACTCAAGATGCTGTTAAGCAAAAGAGACTATTAGCGCGAAGCCCTTTGCCATTGTTGGAAGAGGATATAAGAAAAATTTATCAATCCGCTTTTACTGGTGAGGTCACTGAACCAAAATAAACGATTTACTGTCAACACCCCGGGTTTTAGGAACGCTCGGAAGGGATGAAATGTCATCAAGCGAATTCGAAGTGATGAGTCAAAAAGTAGACGGATGGTTGTTTATCGCACTGTTAAGCTAATATACTTAAATTGAAAAGATTGCTAAGCAAAAAAGGAGAGAAAGAGAAACGATGGAAAAAAAGAAGCTGTATATCAATGGAGAATGGGTCGAAGCAACTTCATATACGACATTAACATCGCCTTATTCAGGTGAACCACTTGCGGAAATTCCAGTAGCGACGGAATCAGATGTTGAGCAGGCGATTGAAGCGGCTTACCAAGCAAGAAACATGATGGCGAAAATGCCGGCACACAAGCGGGCAGCCATTTTAGAAAAAGTGGCAGAGATCCTTCAAGAAAGAGCGGAAGAAGCAGCGCAGATGATCGCGCTTGAAGCAGCAAAGCCGATTACAACGGCCAAAGCGGAAGTAGGACGTACGATTCAGACGTATAAGTTTGCTGCTGAAGAAGCCAAACGTATTCACGGCGAAACGATTCCATTAGATGCTGCACCGGGTGGGGAAAACCGGGTCGCTTTTACAGTGAGAGAACCAATCGGTGTTATTGGGGCGATTACTCCATTCAACTTCCCGATGAATCTTGTTGCACATAAGCTTGGCCCGGCCATCGCGGCTGGAAATACGATCGTACTCAAACCGGCGAGCCAAACACCGCTATCCGCGTATTTTATTGCGGAGCTTTTTGAACAAGCAGGTCTTCCAAAAGGAGCATTAAACGTAGTAACGGGAAGCGGAAAAACGGTCGGGGATAAACTTGTTACAGATGAGCGAATCAGCATGATTACATTTACAGGAAGTCCGGCTGTTGGAATCGGCATCCGAAATAAAGCCGGATTAAAGAAAGTAACCCTCGAACTTGGTTCCAATTCCGCCGTCATTGTCGATGAAGATGTAGACATTGATTCGATCATTCAACGCTGTGTAGTAGGTGCCTTTTCTTTCCAAGGCCAAGTTTGCATTTCGCTGCAACGGATTTATGTGCATGAAAAACGTTACGAGGAGTTTGTCGAAAAGTTTATCGCTGCCACTAAACAATTAAATGTTGGCGATCCACTTGATCCAAAAACGGATGTGTCGGCATTGATTACACCGAATGACGTAGAGCGTTCTTTACAATGGATTGAAGAAGCGAAACAAGGTGGGGCGACGGTTGCTGTAGGTGGCGAAAGAAAAGGAAATATATTACTGCCAACCGTCATTCTTCATGCTCGGCCTGATATGAAAGTATCTTGTCAGGAAGTATTTGCTCCGATTGTATTAATTAATAAAGTCACATCGATCGATGAGGCGATAGAATTGGTGAATGATTCTCGGTACGGATTACAAGCAGGTATTTATACAAACAATATTCACGTTGCCTGGGAGGCTGTAGAAAAACTCCAGGTCGGCGGAGTACTGATTAATGACATTCCGACATTCAGGGTCGATCACATGCCTTATGGCGGTGTGAAAGAAAGCGGAACAGGCCGGGAAGGTTTACGGTATGCAATCGAGGAGATGACAGAATTAAAACTTGTCATTTTCAATCGAAATCAATAACATTTCCTTTTGCGGGGCTGACTTCATAAGTGTCTAGTCTCATGTCCATTGCACAATATATAGTTCAGATGCTATGTTATATTGTGTGGAGGCTGACACAGCTTGGTCAGCCTCTTTTTAGCGTTTGTTTGTGCCTAAGCTATTGTTGAAATGGAAAATTTTCTTTGTTTTCCCTAATGGGGGTTATTTTTCATATGGTTGGACGGGTACCGTCAAGAATTTTGTGTAATGTAAGATAGATAGGGTATCTCTGAAATGGATTTAGAATAGAGGGGGGGATATTTCCTCCACACAAGAGACTGAATATTCAGTCTCCTGTGTGGAAAGGGAGAATCCCCCTATTTTGTTTATTTACAATATTTGGTTAACAATAACGTTCTTCAAACATTCGCTCGAGGGCTTCCTGCGCTTCGGCAAATCCTCGCAACTTTCGCCCTGCCCATTTCTCATTAAAATCTTGGATGGTCAAATACACGATTTTTTCAGCGACTTCTAAACTATTCAAACTGTTCATCGGTTTTAGGCGTTTCCGAATCTCCTTGATCGTTCGTTCGATGGCATTGGTCGTGTAAATCACACTTCGAATACTGCTTGGATCATCCATAAATGTAAGGAGGACATCCAACTCATTGGCCCAAGATTGGACTTCCCTTGGGTACTTGCGAGACCATTTAGATTGAAACTGTTGAAACATCTCCAATGCGATTTCTTTATTCGGAGAACGATAAATGAGTTTCAGATCCTCCGCCATTTCGAATTGGTCTTTTTTCCGAACACGATGGAGCGTGTTGCGGACTTTGTGAACGACACAACGCATACACCGCCTTAAAGGCTTCCTCCAGCCCCGGAAGGCCATCGAAGACGCCCAGAAGCACTTCCTTGACGCCTCTTTGGTAGAGGTGTTGAAGAATTTCCTGCCATACATAGGCGCTTTCTTGTCCTCCCACAAAGAAATCAAGAATTTCGCGATATCCTTCTTCGTTCACCCCTAACACCACATAAATGTCTTCTTTCTCCACGGTTTCGCGACGAAGTTTTACGTATAAACCATCCAAATATAAGACGGAATAACGCTTGTGCAGTGGACGAGTGTGCCATTTCTCGATGTCTTCCTTCACTACATCGGTAATACGGCTGATCGTTGCAGGAGAATAGGCATTGCCTAAAATTCGTTCAATAAACTTGCCAATTTCACGCGTACTCATGCCACTTTGATACATCCTAATGATGGCTTCCTCCAGCCAGCCCGTGTGGCGTTGGTAAGGGGCGAACAGCTGTGTTTGAAATACTCCGTTTCGGTCTCTTGGCACCAAAAGACCCTCAATCCGGCCATATTGCGTATCTAGATTTCGTTGATAGCAGCCGTTTCTCCTATTCGGCGTTCCAACCTGTTCGATTTCGAGGAAATGTTTGATTTCTTCCCACATAATCAGCTCTAATTTTTCCTTTACAAACTGACGAATGACACTTTCCAGTTGATTTGCCCAGTCGACATTTGGTATACTTTTAGACATGGGTAGGGTTCTCCCTCTATAAATGTTGATATATCAACGGTTGTAGCCGTCTCAGGGGTGTCAAAA
It encodes:
- a CDS encoding thioredoxin family protein; translation: MNELFSIEEIEQFVSNHHLAFLYISKTNCGVCHALLPKVKKVMAEFPKIQMAFVNADDVPNIAGHLSIFTAPVLILYVDGKEVLREARFVHVEQFKEKVKKIYFLAEQS
- a CDS encoding YmaF family protein — encoded protein: MEIPVSGYLVHSDDSDTHHSHNLYITTWDGRPVHVHQFSGVTSYDAGHRHQYVGVTEPAPSGVPHTHRYFTFTSFDDGHRHEIRGVTGPAIPLPGRGHYHEFSGVTTISGRIPHSHRYRGRTSGA
- a CDS encoding sigma-54-dependent Fis family transcriptional regulator, with amino-acid sequence MNSRREDVKEMWKRFIFENELDEKLSPIVKDSWIRSKKWKVDPFQPYGHIKKIEIERYRNLIDWSMPLMEGLYSIVKGSGFLVILCNEEGQLLKSIGDPDTLEMAAKIGFVEGADWSEQTMGTNAIGTSIVIDQPVQIFAEEHYSQICQSWTCSAAPIHDSKGNIIGVLNVSGPYEKVHPHTLGMVVSAVKAIEYQLKLNENTEKNIMMQRFLEATTNNMKEGILIIDTEGKIIKANDQLKKLLCLDQSHLEGKKINEIFTNKSIVSNKPVYLQNKELHLKVKPSGNIHHVMVDKIPIYKDKRWIGSMIMLKEIEKVRQFVNCLSGNQAKITFDDIIGQHPHFIQKLNEAQLAAATDSNVLILGESGTGKEMFAQAIHNASKRKNKPFIAINCGGIPRDLLGSELFGYVEGAFTGAKKGGSAGKFELADGGTLFLDEIGEMSLEMQVLLLRVIQEKEVMRIGGHKVIPVDVRIIAATNKNLREEVQKGSFREDLFFRLNVMPITLPPLRKRKEDIPLLVHHFVGKLCKKLNKPFPEIRPDFLEALIQYDWPGNIRELQNILERTLNRNTKPILSAKDLPEEVFQMFPGQKREEMSLHRDEIKKQSIIQALRLCNGNITKAAKHLGISRSTFYRQMKKFNIS
- a CDS encoding ISL3 family transposase, which encodes MQSQFIKDLITLPGFLIHGERKEGERWIFELSLPPHCPICPTCFGRTTKISSKRKQWIHGYTNTVGLFWIELPIERRRCQACFLTFTVSYPGLPSHSIATESFQHWVAQLCIGKTIQEVARLLQLAYTTVERWFYQYAPALLPTSNPTVVCVDEFAFRKGHDYGVAVMDTQTRNVLSIAFGKNEEAIVEALQPVASKVKYVVSDLAPAMRKAIEKVCPKAIHVLDHFHVIQLFTDALERCRKYLAKGGTKHGSVRRVCRWLSQRPEKLTEEERQEVRQWCQESAYLRDVYQALQHFRYVSKRQTRKQAETRLTQWFDRYLFSDCAAVRSIAKALIIRRDAVLSCIVFSYSNGPMEGINNKIKLIKRRGYGYRNIQRFTLRVRLETSITF
- a CDS encoding PAS domain S-box protein, with the protein product MEHYHSLFKQMETIIEFSTDGIYVVDKEGKTLMVNSAYEEITGFRREELIGKHMKNLVKQGYFGSSPKDVLDFYVKM
- a CDS encoding PAS domain-containing protein — encoded protein: MKQTIIDPHIWESIFSSIHNGVIVVDRNMKILLINSSAKKLLQIENENWEGKDIRELIPTTQLPHVLESGTSSIGVKMNIAGRQCLVNRTPFVPGWRISWSNQRSPRYIRNGTLSFSF
- a CDS encoding iron-containing alcohol dehydrogenase, which codes for MSFAKLVFTPLSYIGWGALEQLLPEVRNFSPKKILVITDPVLEKIGLVQRVTNPLIEHGYAVELYTDVVPEPPLEVGEKLVSFTRQGKFDMVIGVGGGSAMDLAKLAAVLAVHEGTVADYLNLTGTKKVHKKGLPKILIPTTSGTGSEVTNISVLSLDTTKDVVTHDYLLADVAIVDPELTVSVPPRVTAATGIDALTHAVEAYVSVNANPITDGLALQAIRLIGRSLRKAVENGNDKQARIDMSNGSYLAGLAFFNAGVAGVHALAYPLGGQFHIPHGESNAVLLPYVMGYIRKSCTKRMADILNALGGNSTYLSEEEASYKCVEELERLVKDVGIPNTLGGFDIPETALESLTQDAVKQKRLLARSPLPLLEEDIRKIYQSAFTGEVTEPK
- a CDS encoding aldehyde dehydrogenase family protein gives rise to the protein MEKKKLYINGEWVEATSYTTLTSPYSGEPLAEIPVATESDVEQAIEAAYQARNMMAKMPAHKRAAILEKVAEILQERAEEAAQMIALEAAKPITTAKAEVGRTIQTYKFAAEEAKRIHGETIPLDAAPGGENRVAFTVREPIGVIGAITPFNFPMNLVAHKLGPAIAAGNTIVLKPASQTPLSAYFIAELFEQAGLPKGALNVVTGSGKTVGDKLVTDERISMITFTGSPAVGIGIRNKAGLKKVTLELGSNSAVIVDEDVDIDSIIQRCVVGAFSFQGQVCISLQRIYVHEKRYEEFVEKFIAATKQLNVGDPLDPKTDVSALITPNDVERSLQWIEEAKQGGATVAVGGERKGNILLPTVILHARPDMKVSCQEVFAPIVLINKVTSIDEAIELVNDSRYGLQAGIYTNNIHVAWEAVEKLQVGGVLINDIPTFRVDHMPYGGVKESGTGREGLRYAIEEMTELKLVIFNRNQ